Proteins encoded within one genomic window of Triticum aestivum cultivar Chinese Spring chromosome 2D, IWGSC CS RefSeq v2.1, whole genome shotgun sequence:
- the LOC123052074 gene encoding alpha-aminoadipic semialdehyde synthase isoform X2: MGSIRTEKDDTLHSCRDCQYVGERALLTPSHCARLMLGGGKSKSGVIRIIVQPSTNRIHHDAQYEDAGCEISEDLSECGLIIGIKQPQLEMILPDRAYAFFSHTHKGPEGEYAVVRYGIHYCGCAFLSRKWCAKLLVHIFQIMEVGVSLFDYELIADDDAKGMLAFAKFSCRAGLIDFLHGLGQCKNIIQFLIFLSL, from the exons ATGGGGTCCATCAGAACTGAA AAAGATGACACCCTGCATTCTTGCCGAGACTGTCAATATGTGGGAGAGAGGGCACTGTTAACTCCTTCCCATTGTGCTCGTCTCATGCTCGGAGGAGGCAAGAGCAAATCCGGTGTGATCCGGATCATCGTGCAGCCAAGCACAAACAGGATCCACCATGATGCTCAATATGAGGACGCTGGGTGTGAGATTTCAGAAGACCTATCAGAGTGTGGTCTTATCATAGGCATAAAGCAACCACAG TTGGAGATGATTCTTCCAGATAGAGCATATGCGTTCTTCTCACACACCCACAAGGGCCCAGAAGGAGAATATGCCGTTGTTAGATATGGTATTCATTATTGCGGGTGTGCATTTCTGTCAAGGAAATGGTGTGCTAAATTGCTGGTTCATATTTTTCAGATCATGGAAGTAGGAGTGTCCTTGTTTGATTATGAGCTAATTGCTGATGACGATGCGAAAGGAATGCTGGCATTTGCGAAATTTTCTTGTAGAGCTGGGCTGATAGACTTCTTGCATGGTCTCGGACAGTGTAAAAACATTATTCAGTTCCTGATATTCTTAtctctatga
- the LOC123052074 gene encoding alpha-aminoadipic semialdehyde synthase isoform X1 gives MLVHFNSQKDDTLHSCRDCQYVGERALLTPSHCARLMLGGGKSKSGVIRIIVQPSTNRIHHDAQYEDAGCEISEDLSECGLIIGIKQPQLEMILPDRAYAFFSHTHKGPEGEYAVVRYGIHYCGCAFLSRKWCAKLLVHIFQIMEVGVSLFDYELIADDDAKGMLAFAKFSCRAGLIDFLHGLGQCKNIIQFLIFLSL, from the exons ATGCTCGTTCATTTTAACTCACAGAAAGATGACACCCTGCATTCTTGCCGAGACTGTCAATATGTGGGAGAGAGGGCACTGTTAACTCCTTCCCATTGTGCTCGTCTCATGCTCGGAGGAGGCAAGAGCAAATCCGGTGTGATCCGGATCATCGTGCAGCCAAGCACAAACAGGATCCACCATGATGCTCAATATGAGGACGCTGGGTGTGAGATTTCAGAAGACCTATCAGAGTGTGGTCTTATCATAGGCATAAAGCAACCACAG TTGGAGATGATTCTTCCAGATAGAGCATATGCGTTCTTCTCACACACCCACAAGGGCCCAGAAGGAGAATATGCCGTTGTTAGATATGGTATTCATTATTGCGGGTGTGCATTTCTGTCAAGGAAATGGTGTGCTAAATTGCTGGTTCATATTTTTCAGATCATGGAAGTAGGAGTGTCCTTGTTTGATTATGAGCTAATTGCTGATGACGATGCGAAAGGAATGCTGGCATTTGCGAAATTTTCTTGTAGAGCTGGGCTGATAGACTTCTTGCATGGTCTCGGACAGTGTAAAAACATTATTCAGTTCCTGATATTCTTAtctctatga
- the LOC123052074 gene encoding alpha-aminoadipic semialdehyde synthase isoform X3, which yields MLVHFNSQKDDTLHSCRDCQYVGERALLTPSHCARLMLGGGKSKSGVIRIIVQPSTNRIHHDAQYEDAGCEISEDLSECGLIIGIKQPQLEMILPDRAYAFFSHTHKGPEGEYAVVRYDHGSRSVLV from the exons ATGCTCGTTCATTTTAACTCACAGAAAGATGACACCCTGCATTCTTGCCGAGACTGTCAATATGTGGGAGAGAGGGCACTGTTAACTCCTTCCCATTGTGCTCGTCTCATGCTCGGAGGAGGCAAGAGCAAATCCGGTGTGATCCGGATCATCGTGCAGCCAAGCACAAACAGGATCCACCATGATGCTCAATATGAGGACGCTGGGTGTGAGATTTCAGAAGACCTATCAGAGTGTGGTCTTATCATAGGCATAAAGCAACCACAG TTGGAGATGATTCTTCCAGATAGAGCATATGCGTTCTTCTCACACACCCACAAGGGCCCAGAAGGAGAATATGCCGTTGTTAGATATG ATCATGGAAGTAGGAGTGTCCTTGTTTGA
- the LOC123052074 gene encoding alpha-aminoadipic semialdehyde synthase isoform X4 has translation MGSIRTEKDDTLHSCRDCQYVGERALLTPSHCARLMLGGGKSKSGVIRIIVQPSTNRIHHDAQYEDAGCEISEDLSECGLIIGIKQPQLEMILPDRAYAFFSHTHKGPEGEYAVVRYDHGSRSVLV, from the exons ATGGGGTCCATCAGAACTGAA AAAGATGACACCCTGCATTCTTGCCGAGACTGTCAATATGTGGGAGAGAGGGCACTGTTAACTCCTTCCCATTGTGCTCGTCTCATGCTCGGAGGAGGCAAGAGCAAATCCGGTGTGATCCGGATCATCGTGCAGCCAAGCACAAACAGGATCCACCATGATGCTCAATATGAGGACGCTGGGTGTGAGATTTCAGAAGACCTATCAGAGTGTGGTCTTATCATAGGCATAAAGCAACCACAG TTGGAGATGATTCTTCCAGATAGAGCATATGCGTTCTTCTCACACACCCACAAGGGCCCAGAAGGAGAATATGCCGTTGTTAGATATG ATCATGGAAGTAGGAGTGTCCTTGTTTGA